The genomic segment CTTCCTGCCCGAGCTGCAGAACCCGATCTTCCCCGCGTTCGGCGAAGTGGTGGGCATCGCACTCGCCCAGCACGGGTACACCCCGGTGCTCTGCACGGTCACCGCGGGCGGCATCTCCGAGAGCGACTACCTCGATCTGCTGTTGCAGCAGCACGTCTCGGGAGTCGTCTTCGCCGGCGGCCAGTACACCCAGAGGGATGCGCCGCACGAGCACTACCGCCGCCTGATCGACCTGAAACTGCCGACCGTCGTGACCAACGCGCCCATTCCGGGGCTCGGCTTCGCCACCGTCTCCACCGACGATGCGGTCGCGCTCGAACAGGCCTGGGGGCACCTCACCCAGCTCGGCCACGAACGGATCGGACTCGTGCTCGGCCCCGCCGACCACGTGCCCTCGCTCCGCAAGCTCGCCTCGGCCGACCGGCTCGCCGGCGGCACCTTCCCGCCCGAACTCGTGGCCCACTCCCAGTACTCGCTCGAGGCCGGGCAGGCGGCGGCGACCCGCCTCGTGAAAGCCGGAGTGACCGCCATCATCTGCGCATCCGACCCGCTGGCGCTCGGCGCGATCCGTGCGGTCAAGCGCGCCGGACTCTCGGTTCCGGGCGACATCTCGGTGATCGGATTCGACGACTCGGCGCTGATGACGAGCACCGATCCCCCGCTCACCACCGTGCGCCAGCCGATCGAGGTGATGGGGCGGATGGTGATCGACCTGCTCGTGGCGCAGATCGACGGCACAGCCACCGACCCCGACGAGTACTTCTTCGAGCCCGAGCTCGTGGTGCGCGGCTCCACCGGGCCCGCCCGCCCCCGCGTCTGATCGCCGATTCGGCCGGTTTGCCTCGGACTTCTCCAAACGAGCTGCGAAGCCCGACCACATAGGGGCGCGGGGGCCACCCCGTTTGGAAAAGTCCGGGGCCCCGGCGAGGCCAGAGTGCGCCGCGAAGCGCAAGCAACCGCAAGAATGCGTAAGTTGCTTGCTTTTTGTCGAGTTCTTGCGCTCGATTAGTCCTGAAGCTACATTCGGGGCGTGACCACGCAAACCCTCCCCCCTGCGGCTGCGACGACGGCGGCGACCGACGCCGACTGGTGGCGCAGCGCCGTCATCTACGAGGTCTACGTGCGCAGCTTCGCGGATGCCGACGGCGACGGCACCGGAGACCTCGCCGGTGTGCGCAGCAAGCTCGGCTACCTGAAAGACCTGGGCGTCGACGCCCTCTGGTTCACCCCGTGGTATCCGTCACCGCTCGCCGACGGCGGCTACGACGTGAGCGACTACCGGGCCATCAACCCCGCGTTCGGCGACCTGGCGGAGGCGGAGGCGCTGATCCAGGATGCACTCGAATGCGGCATCCGCACCATCATCGACGTGGTTCCGAACCATGTCTCGCACGAGCATCCGTGGTTCCAGGAGGCCCTCGCGTCTGCCCCCGGCAGCCCGGCCCGTGCGCGATTCTGGTTCCGCGAAGGCCGGGGCACCGGCGGCGAGCTGCCCCCCACCGACTGGGTCTCGAACTTCGGCGGCACCACCTGGACCCGCACCACGAACCCCGACGGCACCCCGGGCGAGTGGTATCTGCACCTGTTCTCTCCCGAGCAGCCCGACCTCAACTGGGACCATCCCGAGATCCGCCGCGAGCACGAAGACATCCTGCGCTTCTGGTTCGACCGCGGCGTGGCCGGCGTGCGCATCGACTCCGCCGCCCTGCTCGTGAAAGACGCGACGCTCCCCGAGGTGCCGGAGAATCCGGGCCCCGGCGAGCATCCGAACACCGACCGCGACGAACTGCACGACATCTACCGCGGCTGGCGCGCCGTAGCGGAGGAGTACGCAGGGAGCACCGAGGGCAGCCGCGTGCTCGTGGGCGAGATCTGGCTCCCCGACTCGGAACGCTTCGCCAAATATCTCCGGGCCGACGAGATGCACACCGCCTTCAACTTCGACTTCATGAGCCGCGCCTGGAGCGCCGGCGAACTGCGGGCATCCATCACCACCATGCTCGCCGCCCACGCCCCCGTCGGCGCCCCCTCCACCTGGGTGCTGTCGAACCACGACGTCACCCGACCGGTCACCCGCTACGGTCGCGCCGACAGCGCCTTCGCCTTCTCCACGAAGCGCTTCGGCACCCCCACCGATCTCGCGCTCGGTACCCGCCGGGCGCGAGCGGCCGCCCTGCTCACGGCTGCCCTCCCCGGATCGCTCTACCTCTACCAAGGCGACGAACTCGGCCTTCCCGAAGCCGAGAACATCCCTCGCGAGCTGCTGCACGACCCGATGCACGCACGCTCGGGAGGCGTCGATCCCGGGCGTGACGGATGCCGCGTCCCGCTCCCCTGGGCGGGCACCCACCCTCCTTTCGGCTTCAGCACCCCACAGGCCGAGGCGCAGGCCGCGACCGATCGGCCTGCCGTCGCCCCGCACACCCGGCTCCCCGACGACACCGCGCCCCCGGCGGGCACCCACCGTACCTGGCTCCCTCAACCCCTCGACTGGTCCGCCTACACGGTCGAGTCCGAGTCGGCCGACCCCGCGTCGATGCTCTCCCTCTACCGTGCAGCCCTCCGCATCCGCCGCAACGAACCCGACCTCGGCGACGGCCTACTGCAATGGCTCGATGCCGCGCCCGAGGTGCTCGCCTTCTCGCGCGGTGACGTCGTGTGCGTCACGAACTTCGGAGATGCGCCCGCCGCGCTCCCCGCACATCGCGAACTCCTGCTCGCGAGCACCGACCTCATCGACGGGCAGCTCCCGCCCGACGCCACCGCCTGGCTCCGGCCGGCCCACCATCCCGCCTAGCACGCGCATCCGCGCACCACACCAACCCGGCACCACGCACCACGCACCACGCACCATCCGCAATCCACGCACCACACCAAGAAGGGCACAGACAATGAAGTCTCCACGAAAAGCCATCGCGATCGCCGCGGTCGGCCTCGCCTCCGCCGGTCTGCTGAGCGCCTGCTCGGCCGACGCCGGAACACCCGACGACGGTAAAGTCCGCATCTCCGTCGCCTCCCTCATCCCCGGCACCGAGCAGGCGGCGTTCGACGCCTTCGACGCCCGGGTCGCCGAGTTCGAGGAACTCAACCCCGACATCGACGTCGAACCGGTCGAGTACGAGTGGAAGGCCACCACCTTCACCGCACAGCTCGCGGGCGGCACGCTGCCCGACGTGTTCCGCATCCCCCTCACCGATGGCCGCACCCTCATCGCGAACGGACAGCTCGCCGACCTCACCACCCAGGTGGAGGCGCTGCCCTACTTCGATCAGTTCAACCCCAGCGTGCTCGCCACGGCGCAAGACGACGCGGGCAACATCTACGGCATTCCCCGAGAGGCATATGCCATCGGCCTGCACTACAACCGCGACCTGTTCGAGCAGGCCGGCCTCGACCCCG from the Herbiconiux aconitum genome contains:
- a CDS encoding glycoside hydrolase family 13 protein — encoded protein: MTTQTLPPAAATTAATDADWWRSAVIYEVYVRSFADADGDGTGDLAGVRSKLGYLKDLGVDALWFTPWYPSPLADGGYDVSDYRAINPAFGDLAEAEALIQDALECGIRTIIDVVPNHVSHEHPWFQEALASAPGSPARARFWFREGRGTGGELPPTDWVSNFGGTTWTRTTNPDGTPGEWYLHLFSPEQPDLNWDHPEIRREHEDILRFWFDRGVAGVRIDSAALLVKDATLPEVPENPGPGEHPNTDRDELHDIYRGWRAVAEEYAGSTEGSRVLVGEIWLPDSERFAKYLRADEMHTAFNFDFMSRAWSAGELRASITTMLAAHAPVGAPSTWVLSNHDVTRPVTRYGRADSAFAFSTKRFGTPTDLALGTRRARAAALLTAALPGSLYLYQGDELGLPEAENIPRELLHDPMHARSGGVDPGRDGCRVPLPWAGTHPPFGFSTPQAEAQAATDRPAVAPHTRLPDDTAPPAGTHRTWLPQPLDWSAYTVESESADPASMLSLYRAALRIRRNEPDLGDGLLQWLDAAPEVLAFSRGDVVCVTNFGDAPAALPAHRELLLASTDLIDGQLPPDATAWLRPAHHPA
- a CDS encoding LacI family DNA-binding transcriptional regulator, translated to MSRRLAEVARKVGVSEATVSRVLNEKPGVSESTRQAVLTALDVLGYERPSKLRGERARLVGLFLPELQNPIFPAFGEVVGIALAQHGYTPVLCTVTAGGISESDYLDLLLQQHVSGVVFAGGQYTQRDAPHEHYRRLIDLKLPTVVTNAPIPGLGFATVSTDDAVALEQAWGHLTQLGHERIGLVLGPADHVPSLRKLASADRLAGGTFPPELVAHSQYSLEAGQAAATRLVKAGVTAIICASDPLALGAIRAVKRAGLSVPGDISVIGFDDSALMTSTDPPLTTVRQPIEVMGRMVIDLLVAQIDGTATDPDEYFFEPELVVRGSTGPARPRV